One window from the genome of Leptospira perdikensis encodes:
- a CDS encoding ArsR/SmtB family transcription factor gives MAQNKKTEFPEKIQRIAGFTKLLSHPARLAILEVLANRQTCVCGEIVEILPLAQSTVSQHLKELKEGGLVKGEVEGTSSCYCVHWENLSKAFDEFSEYIEFIKTFKKNKSENCCE, from the coding sequence ATGGCCCAAAACAAAAAAACAGAATTCCCGGAAAAAATACAAAGAATTGCCGGCTTTACCAAACTACTTTCTCATCCAGCAAGGCTTGCCATTTTAGAAGTTTTAGCCAATCGCCAAACATGTGTTTGTGGAGAGATTGTCGAAATATTACCTCTGGCTCAATCTACCGTTTCCCAACATTTAAAAGAATTAAAAGAAGGTGGGCTAGTGAAAGGAGAAGTGGAAGGAACTTCCTCTTGTTATTGCGTTCACTGGGAAAATTTATCTAAAGCTTTTGATGAATTTTCGGAATATATCGAATTCATCAAAACATTCAAAAAGAATAAGTCGGAGAACTGTTGTGAGTGA
- a CDS encoding arsenate reductase ArsC — protein sequence MSDVKNILILCTGNSCRSQIAEGWMRHYAKEKANVYSAGIETHGVNPKAIATMKEAGIDISSHTSNHINEYKGIEFHFLITVCDHAKEYCPYFPTNAKRFHHNFSDPSKKIGTEEEIKESFATTREEIRNYCENFVNEEL from the coding sequence GTGAGTGATGTAAAAAATATTTTAATCCTCTGCACTGGAAATAGCTGTCGAAGTCAAATCGCTGAAGGTTGGATGCGACATTATGCAAAAGAAAAAGCAAATGTATATAGCGCCGGAATTGAAACCCATGGAGTGAATCCAAAAGCAATTGCGACGATGAAAGAAGCAGGAATTGATATTTCAAGCCATACCTCTAATCATATCAATGAATACAAAGGTATCGAATTTCATTTTCTGATCACAGTTTGCGACCACGCAAAAGAATACTGCCCGTATTTTCCTACGAATGCAAAACGTTTCCACCATAACTTTTCAGACCCTTCCAAAAAGATAGGAACGGAAGAAGAAATTAAAGAAAGTTTTGCAACAACTAGAGAAGAAATACGGAACTATTGCGAAAATTTTGTG